The Vespula vulgaris chromosome 2, iyVesVulg1.1, whole genome shotgun sequence genome has a segment encoding these proteins:
- the LOC127061504 gene encoding insulin receptor substrate 1 isoform X5: MSSGNRGLVSPSGGPIVCCGHLKKLKTLKKKYFILRGEAPGYPACLEYYDSKKKFESKQSPKRSILLHSCFNINKRVDTKHKHVIALYTKDECFCLILDNEKELNEWLKAMLLLQSGDVPDGEQPRPTFEHVWQVTMQKKGLGERKNINGPYRLCLTDRTLSLVKIGAQGNSDSIEFSLICIRRCGYMERIFYMEVGRSAVTGGGEFWMEAEDNNIAHNMHAAILNAMSNSNTCKDEVGPRQRMRSSSANEASKPISVLQRRHTGQKLHSFSPLGTTGRDRCDSLPSRARTTSECHPGTVVLSHPRSSHFISHVPRPHSMYGRGLSYSPPVSSMPISPASGACSTDSAGSSLSMEDGGENILEEGTGSRYGHSLTPDEPVILEENGDDYAPWSTTHSHHKYSSNFKSHSPSQQSSYVEMYSPCGSSPGRSAAYMPMSPATTAHSHSRASSLVEETNVLPDGYVPMARVGDDGYVDMDPSTSHNGHFPDDMSQHGGSSCSVTSGTPSTDLRFSEYHLDKVTSFLAPGEDLQARPTRAYSVGSRPEPTNKHRKNRLDITQQEASRVRAFSVGSRSKRPELCRLANIVTTPLPSSSDNSNSNKSNSAPLLSSSWGHNSGCSGASERMEDLMELDFTRQSVPATLSSPPSSYSQSQSQSQSYSTATTDTSSYVDMSPGQPPTSTTASYVDMSGLNKINRNNNNNSITANQNHSHIHVSSSASTHKPVITTLKPVEEAEGLYMKMDGNMEDWSLSGASPKQIPSPMQEDCIQTNGPPGGARTAPVDLPQPRRPPEGYVEMSFKARPSLEQDYINISMGMIGRNNRRVRVNSRKEKSRSQPIAIQAGSKPSKTPSFLPLNGSPTSESLASTPASPPRATPTGSSATIFPFSLNSPQSPIKPFTQKPDDSSRMDMNDSKNNDYDTTIDNTMKKVNNVNTVSMADTNNSLSKIINDEPPSPSTDPTRIISNSLSSQECSLSSLTKKFADLTVSKPRLVTASPNTSPTLSSFKTAVLQQKSSSPKFIDETPIQTPTSTPTPTPSPLDNEGYEKLQPGATVLHYASLDLPELANVAPVSPASVQEGFSYAEIDFTKLKQN, from the exons ATGTCTTCGGGCAACAGAGGTTTGGTCTCCCCCTCAGGTGGGCCAATTGTATGCTGCGGACATTTGAAAAAGCTGAAAACCTTGAAGAAGAAGTATTTTATCTTGAGGGGCGAGGCACCGGGATATCCCGCTTGTTTGGAATATTATGACAGCAAGAAGAAGTTCGAAAGCAAGCAGTCGCCTAAACGCAGCATCCTGCTGCACAGCTGCTTCAATATCAACAAGCGCGTCGACACGAAGCACAAGCACGTCATAGCGTTGTACACGAAGGACGAATGCTTTTGTTTGATTCTCGACAACGAAAAGGAACTGAATGAGTGGTTAAAAGCAATGCTGCTCCTCCAGAGCGGCGATGTTCCCGACGGAGAACAGCCTCGCCCCACGTTCg AACATGTGTGGCAAGTTACTATGCAGAAGAAAGGACTtggagaacgaaaaaatatcaatggaCCGTATAGGTTATGTCTCACAGATCGCACTCTAAGTCTAGTAAAAATTGGAGCCCAAGGCAACTCCGATTCCATTGAATTCTCT TTAATCTGCATCAGGCGGTGCGGTTATATGGAACGCATCTTTTATATGGAAGTTGGTCGATCCGCAGTGACGGGAGGTGGTGAATTTTGGATGGAAGCTGAAGATAATAACATTGCGCACAATATGCATGCTGCAATATTAAATGCAATGAGTAATTCCAATACCTGTAAAGACGAGGTTGGGCCTCGTCAAAGGATGCGTAGTTCCTCTGCAAACGAAGCTAGTAAACCCATCTCTGTGCTTCAACGACGGCATACAGGGCAAAAACTTCATAGCTTCTCGCCTCTAG GTACCACCGGACGTGACAGATGCGACAGTTTGCCATCAAGAGCTCGGACAACGAGCGAATGTCATCCAGGCACGGTTGTTTTGAGTCATCCTAGAAGTTCTCATTTCATATCTCACGTACCAAGACCTCACTCTATGTATGGACGAGGTCTATCTTATTCTCCGCCAGTTTCTTCGATGCCGATCAGTCCAGCCTCAGGAGCATGCTCGACCGATTCAGCTgggtcttctctttctatggaGGATGGTGGTGAAAATATCTTAGAAGAAGGTACCGGTTCGAGATACGGTCATTCTTTGACTCCTGACGAGCCGGTTATTTTAGAAGAGAATGGTGACGATTATGCTCCGTGGTCTACGACGCATTCGCACCATAAATACTCGTCAAACTTTAAATCTCATTCTCCATCACAG CAGAGTTCCTATGTAGAAATGTATAGTCCTTGTGGTTCGAGTCCTGGACGTAGTGCAGCTTACATGCCGATGAGTCCAGCGACGACAGCTCATTCCCATTCTCGTGCATCGTCTCTCGTGGAGGAGACAAATGTTTTACCTGATGGTTATGTTCCAATGGCGCGTGTTGGCGATGATGGTTATGTAGATATGGATCCATCGACCAGTCATAATGGTCATTTCCCAGATGACATGTCACAACACGGTGGTAGCAGTTGCTCCGTAACTTCCGGCACACCTAGTACAGATTTACGTTTCTCCGAATATCACTTAGATAAAGTAACCAGCTTCCTTGCACCAGGGGAAGATCTGCAAGCTAGACCAACTAGGGCATATTCAGTTGGATCTAGACCAGAACCGACTAATAAGCATCGTAAAAATAG aTTAGATATTACTCAGCAGGAAGCAAGTAGAGTGAGAGCATTCTCTGTAGGCAGTCGTTCAAAGAGACCCGAACTTTGCAGATTAGCTAATATAGTTACGACTCCTTTGCCATCTAGTTCGGATAATTCCAattcaaataaatcaaattcaGCACCCTTATTATCCAGTTCTTGGGGTCATAATTCTGGTTGTTCTGGTGCCTCCGAGCGAATGGAAGATCTTATGGAGTTAGACTTTACGAGACAAAGCGTTCCAGctactctttcttctccccCTTCTTCTTATTCACAGTCACAATCACAATCACAATCATATTCTACTGCCACCACCGATACTAGTTCCTACGTCGATATGTCTCCTGGACAACCGCCTACATCGACCACTGCCTCGTACGTCGACATGAGCGGCTTAAATAAG atcaatcgtaataataacaataattctaTCACTGCCAATCAGAACCATAGTCACATTCATGTATCATCTTCGGCTTCTACACACAAACCCGTCATCACGACCTTAAAACCGGTGGAAGAAGCAGAGggtttatatatgaaaatggaCGGTAATATGGAGGATTGGTCACTATCAGGCGCAAGTCCCAAACAAATTCCATCTCCTATGCAGGAAGACTGCATTCAAACGAACGGTCCACCAG GCGGTGCAAGAACAGCTCCTGTTGATTTACCTCAGCCTAGACGACCTCCTGAAGGATACGTAGAAATGTCTTTTAAGGCTAGGCCAAGTTTAGAAcaagattatattaatataagtatGGGCATGATTGGACGGAACAACCGAAGAGTACGGGTCAATAGTCGCAAGGAAAAATCACGTTCTCAGCCAATCGCCATTCAAGCTGGAAGTAAACCGTCAAAAACTCCCAGTTTCTTACCTCTTAATGGCAGCCCAACATCGGAAAGTCTAGCGAGTACACCAGCTTCTCCTCCACGCGCTACGCCTACTGGCTCATCGGCTactatttttcccttttctttgaATAGTCCTCAATCTCCTATAAAACCATTTACGCAAAAACCTGATGACTCTTCAAGGATGGATATGAATGACTCGAAGAATAATGATTATGATACGACGATTGATAATACGATGAAAAAAGTTAACAACGTTAATACTGTTTCGATGGCGGATACAAATAATTCACTATCAAAAATCATTAACGACGAACCACCTAGTCCTAGCACAGATCCAACACGGATTATATCAAACTCGTTATCATCACAAGAATGCTCGTTGAGctcattaacaaaaaaatttgccGATCTTACGGTATCGAAGCCACGATTAGTTACTGCGTCACCTAATACTAGTCCGACGTTATCAAGTTTTAAAACTGCTGTGTTGCAACAAAAATCATCATCGCCAAAATTCATTGACGAAACGCCGATACAAACGCCCACGTCTACTCCAACTCCCACGCCTAGTCCTCTGGATAATGAGGGTTACGAGAAACTACAACCTGGTGCAACTGTTTTGCATTATGCTAGCTTGGATCTACCAGAACTTGCTAACGTGGCACCCGTATCGCCCGCATCTGTTCAGGAAGGTTTCAGTTATGCCGAGATTGACTTTACAAAACTGAAACAAAATTAA
- the LOC127061504 gene encoding insulin receptor substrate 1 isoform X4, which produces MSSGNRGLVSPSGGPIVCCGHLKKLKTLKKKYFILRGEAPGYPACLEYYDSKKKFESKQSPKRSILLHSCFNINKRVDTKHKHVIALYTKDECFCLILDNEKELNEWLKAMLLLQSGDVPDGEQPRPTFEHVWQVTMQKKGLGERKNINGPYRLCLTDRTLSLVKIGAQGNSDSIEFSLICIRRCGYMERIFYMEVGRSAVTGGGEFWMEAEDNNIAHNMHAAILNAMSNSNTCKDEVGPRQRMRSSSANEASKPISVLQRRHTGQKLHSFSPLEEQRTCKEQVDPLQEQTTTASAPAQCSQSQSTSSNTFTGTTGRDRCDSLPSRARTTSECHPGTVVLSHPRSSHFISHVPRPHSMYGRGLSYSPPVSSMPISPASGACSTDSAGSSLSMEDGGENILEEGTGSRYGHSLTPDEPVILEENGDDYAPWSTTHSHHKYSSNFKSHSPSQQSSYVEMYSPCGSSPGRSAAYMPMSPATTAHSHSRASSLVEETNVLPDGYVPMARVGDDGYVDMDPSTSHNGHFPDDMSQHGGSSCSVTSGTPSTDLRFSEYHLDKVTSFLAPGEDLQARPTRAYSVGSRPEPTNKHRKNRLDITQQEASRVRAFSVGSRSKRPELCRLANIVTTPLPSSSDNSNSNKSNSAPLLSSSWGHNSGCSGASERMEDLMELDFTRQSVPATLSSPPSSYSQSQSQSQSYSTATTDTSSYVDMSPGQPPTSTTASYVDMSGLNKINRNNNNNSITANQNHSHIHVSSSASTHKPVITTLKPVEEAEGLYMKMDGNMEDWSLSGASPKQIPSPMQEDCIQTNGPPGGARTAPVDLPQPRRPPEGYVEMSFKARPSLEQDYINISMGMIGRNNRRVRVNSRKEKSRSQPIAIQAGSKPSKTPSFLPLNGSPTSESLASTPASPPRATPTGSSATIFPFSLNSPQSPIKPFTQKPDDSSRMDMNDSKNNDYDTTIDNTMKKVNNVNTVSMADTNNSLSKIINDEPPSPSTDPTRIISNSLSSQECSLSSLTKKFADLTVSKPRLVTASPNTSPTLSSFKTAVLQQKSSSPKFIDETPIQTPTSTPTPTPSPLDNEGYEKLQPGATVLHYASLDLPELANVAPVSPASVQEGFSYAEIDFTKLKQN; this is translated from the exons ATGTCTTCGGGCAACAGAGGTTTGGTCTCCCCCTCAGGTGGGCCAATTGTATGCTGCGGACATTTGAAAAAGCTGAAAACCTTGAAGAAGAAGTATTTTATCTTGAGGGGCGAGGCACCGGGATATCCCGCTTGTTTGGAATATTATGACAGCAAGAAGAAGTTCGAAAGCAAGCAGTCGCCTAAACGCAGCATCCTGCTGCACAGCTGCTTCAATATCAACAAGCGCGTCGACACGAAGCACAAGCACGTCATAGCGTTGTACACGAAGGACGAATGCTTTTGTTTGATTCTCGACAACGAAAAGGAACTGAATGAGTGGTTAAAAGCAATGCTGCTCCTCCAGAGCGGCGATGTTCCCGACGGAGAACAGCCTCGCCCCACGTTCg AACATGTGTGGCAAGTTACTATGCAGAAGAAAGGACTtggagaacgaaaaaatatcaatggaCCGTATAGGTTATGTCTCACAGATCGCACTCTAAGTCTAGTAAAAATTGGAGCCCAAGGCAACTCCGATTCCATTGAATTCTCT TTAATCTGCATCAGGCGGTGCGGTTATATGGAACGCATCTTTTATATGGAAGTTGGTCGATCCGCAGTGACGGGAGGTGGTGAATTTTGGATGGAAGCTGAAGATAATAACATTGCGCACAATATGCATGCTGCAATATTAAATGCAATGAGTAATTCCAATACCTGTAAAGACGAGGTTGGGCCTCGTCAAAGGATGCGTAGTTCCTCTGCAAACGAAGCTAGTAAACCCATCTCTGTGCTTCAACGACGGCATACAGGGCAAAAACTTCATAGCTTCTCGCCTCTAG AGGAACAAAGGACGTGCAAGGAACAGGTGGATCCGTTGCAGGAACAGACCACTACTGCCTCTGCCCCCGCACAGTGTAGTCAATCTCAGAGTACTTCTTCCAATACATTCACGG GTACCACCGGACGTGACAGATGCGACAGTTTGCCATCAAGAGCTCGGACAACGAGCGAATGTCATCCAGGCACGGTTGTTTTGAGTCATCCTAGAAGTTCTCATTTCATATCTCACGTACCAAGACCTCACTCTATGTATGGACGAGGTCTATCTTATTCTCCGCCAGTTTCTTCGATGCCGATCAGTCCAGCCTCAGGAGCATGCTCGACCGATTCAGCTgggtcttctctttctatggaGGATGGTGGTGAAAATATCTTAGAAGAAGGTACCGGTTCGAGATACGGTCATTCTTTGACTCCTGACGAGCCGGTTATTTTAGAAGAGAATGGTGACGATTATGCTCCGTGGTCTACGACGCATTCGCACCATAAATACTCGTCAAACTTTAAATCTCATTCTCCATCACAG CAGAGTTCCTATGTAGAAATGTATAGTCCTTGTGGTTCGAGTCCTGGACGTAGTGCAGCTTACATGCCGATGAGTCCAGCGACGACAGCTCATTCCCATTCTCGTGCATCGTCTCTCGTGGAGGAGACAAATGTTTTACCTGATGGTTATGTTCCAATGGCGCGTGTTGGCGATGATGGTTATGTAGATATGGATCCATCGACCAGTCATAATGGTCATTTCCCAGATGACATGTCACAACACGGTGGTAGCAGTTGCTCCGTAACTTCCGGCACACCTAGTACAGATTTACGTTTCTCCGAATATCACTTAGATAAAGTAACCAGCTTCCTTGCACCAGGGGAAGATCTGCAAGCTAGACCAACTAGGGCATATTCAGTTGGATCTAGACCAGAACCGACTAATAAGCATCGTAAAAATAG aTTAGATATTACTCAGCAGGAAGCAAGTAGAGTGAGAGCATTCTCTGTAGGCAGTCGTTCAAAGAGACCCGAACTTTGCAGATTAGCTAATATAGTTACGACTCCTTTGCCATCTAGTTCGGATAATTCCAattcaaataaatcaaattcaGCACCCTTATTATCCAGTTCTTGGGGTCATAATTCTGGTTGTTCTGGTGCCTCCGAGCGAATGGAAGATCTTATGGAGTTAGACTTTACGAGACAAAGCGTTCCAGctactctttcttctccccCTTCTTCTTATTCACAGTCACAATCACAATCACAATCATATTCTACTGCCACCACCGATACTAGTTCCTACGTCGATATGTCTCCTGGACAACCGCCTACATCGACCACTGCCTCGTACGTCGACATGAGCGGCTTAAATAAG atcaatcgtaataataacaataattctaTCACTGCCAATCAGAACCATAGTCACATTCATGTATCATCTTCGGCTTCTACACACAAACCCGTCATCACGACCTTAAAACCGGTGGAAGAAGCAGAGggtttatatatgaaaatggaCGGTAATATGGAGGATTGGTCACTATCAGGCGCAAGTCCCAAACAAATTCCATCTCCTATGCAGGAAGACTGCATTCAAACGAACGGTCCACCAG GCGGTGCAAGAACAGCTCCTGTTGATTTACCTCAGCCTAGACGACCTCCTGAAGGATACGTAGAAATGTCTTTTAAGGCTAGGCCAAGTTTAGAAcaagattatattaatataagtatGGGCATGATTGGACGGAACAACCGAAGAGTACGGGTCAATAGTCGCAAGGAAAAATCACGTTCTCAGCCAATCGCCATTCAAGCTGGAAGTAAACCGTCAAAAACTCCCAGTTTCTTACCTCTTAATGGCAGCCCAACATCGGAAAGTCTAGCGAGTACACCAGCTTCTCCTCCACGCGCTACGCCTACTGGCTCATCGGCTactatttttcccttttctttgaATAGTCCTCAATCTCCTATAAAACCATTTACGCAAAAACCTGATGACTCTTCAAGGATGGATATGAATGACTCGAAGAATAATGATTATGATACGACGATTGATAATACGATGAAAAAAGTTAACAACGTTAATACTGTTTCGATGGCGGATACAAATAATTCACTATCAAAAATCATTAACGACGAACCACCTAGTCCTAGCACAGATCCAACACGGATTATATCAAACTCGTTATCATCACAAGAATGCTCGTTGAGctcattaacaaaaaaatttgccGATCTTACGGTATCGAAGCCACGATTAGTTACTGCGTCACCTAATACTAGTCCGACGTTATCAAGTTTTAAAACTGCTGTGTTGCAACAAAAATCATCATCGCCAAAATTCATTGACGAAACGCCGATACAAACGCCCACGTCTACTCCAACTCCCACGCCTAGTCCTCTGGATAATGAGGGTTACGAGAAACTACAACCTGGTGCAACTGTTTTGCATTATGCTAGCTTGGATCTACCAGAACTTGCTAACGTGGCACCCGTATCGCCCGCATCTGTTCAGGAAGGTTTCAGTTATGCCGAGATTGACTTTACAAAACTGAAACAAAATTAA